A portion of the Rissa tridactyla isolate bRisTri1 chromosome 19, bRisTri1.patW.cur.20221130, whole genome shotgun sequence genome contains these proteins:
- the PDK2 gene encoding pyruvate dehydrogenase kinase, isozyme 2, which produces MRLLRWLGKRAALAGVPTYIEHFSKFSPSPLSMKQFLDFGSSNACEKTSFAFLRQELPVRLSNIMKEINLLPDRVLHTPSVQLVQSWYVQSLLDIMEFLDRDPEDQATLGQFTDALVTIRNRHNDVVPTMAQGVIEYKEAYGDDPVSNQNIQYFLDRFYLSRISIRMLINQHTLLFDGSTNPAHPKHIGSIDPHCSVANVVRDAYNMAKLLCDKYYMSSPDLEIEEVNASNSQQPISIVYVPSHLYHMLFELFKNAMRATVESHENSPRLPAIKVMVALGQEDLSIKMSDRGMGVPLRKIERLFSYMYSTAPTPQLGAGGAPLAGFGYGLPISRLYAKYFQGDLQLFSMEGFGTDAVIYLKALSTDSVERLPVYNKSAWRHYQASQEAGDWCVPSTEPKNTSTYRVP; this is translated from the exons gCTCCAGCAATGCCTGTGAGAAGACCTCCTTCGCCTTCCTGCGCCAGGAGCTGCCCGTCCGCCTCTCCAACATCATGAAGGAGATCAACCTGCTGCCTGACCGCGTCCTGCACACCCCCTCCGTCCAGCTGGTCCAGAGCTG GTACGTCCAGAGCCTGCTGGACATCATGGAGTTCCTCGACAGGGACCCTGAGGACCAGGCCACCCTCGGGCA gttCACGGACGCCCTGGTCACCATCCGCAACCGGCACAACGACGTGGTGCCCACCATGGCGCAGGGTGTCATCGAGTACAAGGAGGCCTACGGGGACGACCCCGTCTCCAACCAGAACATCCAGTACTTCCTCGACCGCTTCTACCTGAGCCGCATCTCCATCCGCATGCTCATCAACCAGCACA cactgctcTTTGACGGCAGCACCAACCCTGCGCACCCCAAGCACATCGGGAGCATCGACCCCCACTGCAGCGTGGCCAACGTGGTGAGAG ATGCCTACAACATGGCCAAGCTCCTGTGTGACAAGTACTACATGTCCTCGCCCGACCTGGAGATTGAGGAGGTGAACG cgaGCAACTCCCAGCAGCCCATCAGCATCGTCTACGTGCCCTCGCACCTCTACCACATGCTCTTTGAGCTCTTCAAG AACGCCATGCGAGCCACCGTGGAGAGCCACGAGAACAGCCCGCGCCTGCCGGCCATCAAGGTGATGGTGGCCCTGGGCCAGGAGGACCTCTCCATCAAG ATGAGTGACCGGGGCATGGGCGTCCCCCTGCGGAAGATCGAGCGTCTCTTCAGCTACATGTACTCCACCGCTCCCACCCCACAGCTGGGCGCCGGCGGGGCCCCCCTG gccgGCTTTGGCTACGGCTTGCCCATCTCCCGCCTCTACGCCAAGTACTTCCAGGGGGACTTGCAGCTCTTCTCCATGGAGGGCTTCGGCACCGACGCCGTCATCTACCTAAAG GCTCTTTCCACGGACTCGGTGGAGCGATTGCCGGTCTACAACAAGTCGGCGTGGCGGCACTACCAGGCTAGCCAGGAGGCGGGCGACTGGTGcgtccccagcaccgagcccaAGAACACCTCCACTTACCGCGTCCCCTag
- the SAMD14 gene encoding sterile alpha motif domain-containing protein 14 has product MSISKLQDVDEVFETPRLDSSLQKARARLLAKGRRHRPSRSRLRDSASSTEGDEGPEAAEGLVGTPSPKSCHSSDSSPGFARCDTRPQRHSEDDSRDMSPPEPASPTVGLDKKTRRKFLDLGVTLRRVSSSKGRKEKGSNRLSMGSREAAEGPGRPSGSPFLPFSWFSDGARGSASPGSASPAGSPRHEGLSPAKSASQDSTLSEDSPPPSASPRLPGPTATKCSYPYHTLSQSSDEFLDEPPGTAAGWTCHQVGQWLESLNLEQYVEEFSAHGVDGPRLLHLDGAKLKALGVGSSQDRAVLKRKLKELSLAVEKERKAQEKAKQREKQKKKDQEQRRS; this is encoded by the exons AGACGCCGCGCCTGGACAGTAGCCTGCAGAAGGCCCGTGCCCGGCTCCTAGCCAAGGGCCGCCGCCACCGGCCCTCCCGCTCCCGCCTGCGAGACAGCGCCAGCTCCACCGAAGGCGATGAGGGGCCCGAGGCGGCG gaggggctggtgggcacCCCCTCGCCCAAGTCCTGCCACAGCTCCGACAGCTCGCCCGGCTTCGCCCGCTGCGACACCCGGCCCCAGCGGCACAGTGAAG ATGACAGCCGGGACATGAGCCCCCCCGAGCCAGCCAGCCCCACTGTGGGGCTTGATAAGAAAACACGGAGGAAGTTCTTGGATTTGGG GGTGACCCTGCGCCGGGTGTCCTCCAGCAAGGGTCGGAAGGAGAAGGGCAGCAACCGCCTGTCCATGGGCAGCAG GGAGGCGGCAGAGGGTCCTGGACGCCCCTCGGGGTCCCCATTCCTGCCCTTCTCTTGGTTCTCGGACGGCGCGAGGGGCTCAGCCTCCCCCGGCTCCGCCTCGCCCGCCGGCTCCCCCCGGCACgaggggctcagccctgccaaaTCCGCCTCCCAG gacTCGACGCTGAGTGAGGACTCCCCACCACCCAGCGCCAGCCCGCGCCTGCCTGGCCCCACCGCCACCAAGTGCTCCTACCCCTACCACACCCTGTCACAGTCCTCGGACGAG TTTCTGGATGAGCCCCCTGGCACGGCTGCGGGCTGGACGTGCCATCAGGTGGGACAGTGGCTGGAGAGCCTCAACCTGGAGCAGTACGTGGAGGAGTTCTCGGCCCATGGCGTCGATGGTCCACGGCTGCTGCACCTCGATGGTGCCAAGCTCAAg GCGCTGGGGGTGGGCAGCTCGCAGGACCGCGCCGTGCTGAAGCGGAAACTGAAGGAGCTGAGCCTGGCCGTGGAGAAGGAGCGCAAGGCCCAGGAGAAGGCGAAGCAGCGAGAGAAGCAGAAGAAGAAGGACCAGGAGCAGCGGCGGAGTTAA